Part of the Paenibacillus sp. YPG26 genome, ACATCGAGTTGAATGTTTTTGGCATTGGATTGAATGTTCACGTACTTCTTCTAAGGGTGGGATCACATGAGCTTCCGGTCAAAAGAATTAGCAGAGAAATACGGGTTAAGCGCCAGCACCTTGCGTAACTACGAAGCAAAGGGGCTGCTTCCCCCCGCGGAACGGTCGGCAGGTGGATACCGGATCTACACAGAGCGGCACGAGGCTTACCTGGCATGTATTCATGCCATGGCGGCTGCGTTCGGTATCGAAATAACGGGCGGGGTGATGCACTGCCTCAGGCGAAATGAGCTGGGTGAAGCACTGTGGATCGTTAGGGACAGGGAGGTTAAGTTTCACCAGGAGAAAGAGAAGCTGGACCAGCTGATAGGGGAGTTGAGATTGTATTCTGAAGGGGGCCAAGCTTACGACTTGAACCAGCAATTCAGCATTCATGAGGCTTCCAGACGGACAGGGGCTCCCAAATCGGCAATCCGGTACTGGGAGGAATGTGGTCTGCTCACAACAGATCGGAACCCTGAGAACAGATACCGACTTTATGGTGAAGCCCATCTTTTTAAAATTGGACTGATCCAGACGCTGCAAAGCGCTCTCTATTCCAATGACACTATAAGCTTGAAGCAGTCCATTGCAAGCCTGGACTTAGAGGACACCCAGCGTACAATACAGCTCGCGGACAATATCCATGCTTATCTGAACAGAACGATCAAGCTTCAGGTGAAGGCCCTATACTTTCTACATCGATTGGTTGATTTGGAAAATATTGATTGACAGGCAATATATTAATCCCGCAGAATATGGACAGAGCGTTGCTCTGTTAAGGGGGGTTCCCGGTGACAAGAGTCGTTAAACAACCCGAGGAAAGAAAAGAGGAATTACTGGGCGTTGCGATCAAGCTATTCCTGGAGAAGGGCTATGTCCATACGTCGGTCAAGGACATTTACACCGCGGTAGGTGGCTCTTTCGGGATGTTTTATCACCATTTCAAGTCGAA contains:
- a CDS encoding MerR family transcriptional regulator, which codes for MSFRSKELAEKYGLSASTLRNYEAKGLLPPAERSAGGYRIYTERHEAYLACIHAMAAAFGIEITGGVMHCLRRNELGEALWIVRDREVKFHQEKEKLDQLIGELRLYSEGGQAYDLNQQFSIHEASRRTGAPKSAIRYWEECGLLTTDRNPENRYRLYGEAHLFKIGLIQTLQSALYSNDTISLKQSIASLDLEDTQRTIQLADNIHAYLNRTIKLQVKALYFLHRLVDLENID